The segment ACAGCTTCAACCCCAAGCAAAaaacaaactataaaaaaaacaacaaaacacagACTTCACAAAACTGAGTTCTCCTCCTACCTTTAATTCTTAACCAAAATGGATAACGTCATCACCAAGAAATTCACGGCGATGTTCAATCACCGGCGGTTAAACCACTCATGATCATCACTCTTCACAGAATCTGCAGCCTCAGTCATATCTCTCATCGTTTTCACGATCTTCATCGTCTCTCATGTACTGGTTAGAGACTTCACAGAGGTTGTGACGATAGAGATCAAGACAGTTGTTCCTTGCTTACCTCTGAGgtcagagagagagcaaagtAACTATACGTTCACAGTCAAGGAGGATAACAATCTTCACGTTCTCGACGTTTTTGGAGGCAGAGACGTGTCGGGGAAGTTTCAGCAGAGAGTAACAGAGTTTCTGAGAGAAGATTGCGAAGTCTACTTCATGATGACGTGGATCTCTCCCGCGGTTATGTTCGGTAAGAGAGAGGTTCATGCGAGCCATCACATTTCAATTCGAAACTCTGTCGTCCTCAAAAAGCGGAGTAATTCAAAATCTGAAAGGAAGTGATCAGATCAAAATTCTTACAAACAGTGAGACTATTTCCTTACCTGTGAACGACCCGAGGAAGATAATACATATTACGAAACCTCGAGATTCCCAAGCCGTAGGGAATTTGTATCGGAACAACGTAAAGGAGGAGATGTACGCAAGCGACTTCTGTTGCTGTCAAGTATGAGTAGTAGTTGGAGCTCCTGTAGATTTTGTCCATCGATTAGCTAATCTGCGTATTTGGACGGTGTTAATGTTTGTCTCAGCTATAAGTCGGATAATTGAATCTAACACCTACAGGGAGAGAGAATAATACATTACCAACAAACTATATATTAGATTTACCTTATAGATCGGCTCTCCTGTTGCAGTTCTCATTGAACTATTTCATCGAATGAAATCTGAATCCAGCTCTATCTTCTTCTGTGGAGGCTGCAGGTTTAGGTTGATGTAAAAGGCTTTATATAGGAAGAAAAACAAAGGAGGTGAAACGAAATCATGAAGAAAGTAGTAAAGAACATATTGAATCGATTTGAGTGATCGTGGTAACGGCGAATTTCTGAGAGTTAAACAATGAAGACGAAGTGTAAAGGTCATGGAcgatcaagcttggaaggaaAAGGCTTAACATGGGCCATTTCGAAATTTAGAAGCCCATATGAATGACCAAATTTGTTGTCGACAGAGCAATGCTGACATGGATAAATAACTTCTCTCTGATTGGCTAATTTAATCATCCAACGTGGATACTCTCTCCTTTGAGATTATTTgccttttaatatagtattgatATCTTCACGATCAACCGATAACCAACGAATTCTCATCAATCATGTATTTAATGATtcgtaattatatttattttcaaaaaaaaaattagcactTTTAAAGTAagaatcaaaatctagttaagtTTTAAATGGTAGAACCAtctaataaatatacaaatgtcAATTGCTCACTTGACTCTTCTAAACAcactcttttatctttttcattttcttagagtttctatatatatatccctAAATTTCTTAACTTGGAAttctaaactaattattattaatattttataatgtttaattagatttatgTAACACATActtatttaaatattctttatatttcagttttggTAGTATTAGAAATTTAGTAGTATTAATAATCACTAAACTCTATAAATCCCAATGTTAATGTATTTTTGATATACTGTATTTTTAAAACTGGTATCCAACTTAATgtctttcaagcaatttttcaaatttttattggGTATCTACCaatgaaaatgtttttattacacCAAAACTCAATCTTCtgttatcaaaaaatattttacatcaattAAAATCGAAGTCTAGATGAAGCCTGAAATTTATTAGTAATTATCGATCACTAGCTTCgaccaaaaacagaaacaaCTCGACTACAATTCTACAACGCTTTAGCCAAGAATGATATATCTATAGAAAAGAACGACACAATAACAAATTATCATTTAGATGAGTATCCACATTCCTCATACAAGTACAGGATCCTTAGACTTAGCTCTTCGCAAACTAGCTTGTAATTATCAATCTTGTCCACTTGGAGATGCAAAGTGTAGAAGAGTCGTTCTCCTCGAGAACTCAAAGATGAAACATCCAAGATAACAAACCCATCTTCATCTAGTCCACTCAACACATTGTATATGGAAAATTTATGAATCTTGGACGATGAGATTTGTACCATCACTTCGTTGTCTCTAAGCTTAGTCGCAAAAACGGTGGAAACATAACTAGTAATCACCTTTGGTTGCGCCTTAACGTAACGTTCTTTTTGACACGACAGTCGCACCAAGATGTCTTCCTTCTTTTGTATTAGCTTATTCACTTGCTCTTTCAGCTCCGTTATGTACTGCACGCTCCGAGAAACCGTCTTAGGAATACTTAGCTTCTTCTGCAAGAAggcaaaaataaaagaaaaaaggttgataagatattaatatattattgttCTAAATGATGCCAAATATACAGCCTAATCATATTGTTAGTTCGTTTTGAAATGAAACGTAGTAATCAGATGACATATGAGAGCAACAGATCCTTGCCTACAAAAGGAAAATTTAAACATTGGCTTAGTTTTATTTGTAAGACTTAAATTAAAGGgcctatatatattaaaatatcaattaaTTGGTAATTTTATTTGATACGTTACTCTGATTTGAAACTAAATTACAATAAATACTTTGGAACTTCTTCTTATTataatattcaattttaaaataagttattTACAACTATATCTACTTCTATGACAAGATCTAAATTCttgcatttttttctttgtatattattgtttattagttttataatttatgtagtgtgataaaaaatatatatatttgaacatATATCATCATTCATATCTTCGGAATTAATTTCACCGTTGTCTATTATTCTATTTATCTTAAAATGAAAGTAAACTTTGTTATAAAATCAgaataaatttatatcaaaaactaaatttgtaacattttattttattagaaaaacattaaaataaaatttgcaaaattttcaaatatttatttcacaactttgtattattttattataactttttgtaaaatataaagagatactatttttatttagtcTAGGGCATTAAAAATTCTTGTCACGGCTCTGCAGAGTAAGCTACTTACCAGCTCATCAGAGTCTGGAAGACATGAACGAAGAGATGAGAACAGAGAGTTGATTTTCTTGCGACGGTTACGCTCATTAGCATTGTGATTAAGCTTCTTGATCACGACCGAATTGTTGCCTATTCCGTTTCCCTCCGACGAAACAGAATCCACTAAGCTGGTCTGATGATGAACCACTCCATACATATTCGGTACCGGAAAATCAAGAAACGTGCCGTTGTTATGGTTATCTCTGACAATGTTATAGCTCTCGTACTCTCCCGTCGACTCCCGCCCAAAGTTTGGGGAAAATGTATGGCGCAATGCATGCATTTTTGCTTGATTAAAGACAAATGTTTAGATAATTTTTCTCTTAAAGCTGTTTTGGTTGGGATTATCCTGAACCATAGGTGTAATATTATTGACCTGCgacatatatatagatagtagGATGGACTGACTAAATAAACAAATCAATCTATGTTGTCAAATCATTAACAAACTATGCATATTATAAGTCTTTTTGAAGTGCTATACAACGTAATACGTACTATAGGGAACAATCTCATGTTTGTAAGCAAAGCATATACCCAATAAAACATATCATTTGGTAAGGTGATATCTGTGGCAGGTTGTTGATTTCCTGAGCCAGTTTGAAAAAGTACCCAAAAACGAGTTGAATTTTCTAAGCCAAATAATTCATTAGGAATAGACATTCATTCTGATTCATAATAAGTGATGTTTTgccatttttttaatttcattttagactaaaaaatattaaatacaatatttatatattcaatCCTTATgacatttaatttatattctgCAGTATGTGCTACAATTGGTTCAATAACTCTTATGTAgctaataaattatatttcatctaaaataaaataatgaaattttatcAATTTGAGCACAAAGTTTTAATCTTTCTTAGTGctgttattacattttttgaaCTACATCACTACCATTCGcacatttttttgtcaacaccaTTTTTCTTGACTTTAAACTTACAATTCAATTATAAATAGTCAAACAATTCATCAGTGATATGTATAGAAATTATGTATTccttatttttatagtttttcaGCAATTATATAGAAATCGCtgaaatcagaagaaaaaaaacaataaataccgttatattttacattaaaacaatttcgtaaatttacaattaggtttatatttattatttttcataaaagaaaatttttaaaactcaaaGGTATTAACAGCTTTGCTACTATATCACTTAGAGATGTATTCCACAAATTTGCAGATTATTTTCAGGTAGAAGAGtgttgtataaatatattacaaaaaccAACAATGTTTGTAACTAATGTCACCAGATGACCTTTTAAATCTTTTGATCCTGACTTAGAGTTCATACTCACTTCATCATCAAATGAAGTGTTATAAAAAGATCTAGGAATAATCACTTTACCATCAcaaaaatacttaatatatgtttaaaaagtTGACTAATATTTTGGTTAATAAGCTTTCTTATAAAGTTGACATTTTAATTGTGTGGTTATTTATTAATGTTCATGGATTTATATGTTGTTTTcactaattatttttagatctGTATCGCTTTCtcttgaattttaattaaattaccTTGCTTAATTATTGACTTATATTTCAGGTCAATCAATTTACTTTTATGtttgattatttataatagATATATTTTGGCTAGATAGTTCCTTTATAAATTGACTTATTGTAAATTTATGTTGTTGTGTGTTCATcaacttatattttaattttattgactTATTTACTTTTGGTAAGCAtatgtcatttttttttaatataaactttTTTAACTGTCAACCTGAATTTTATGTCAGTTCGCTAAATTTTATATAGGCCACTCATGTTTAAAATATGGTTTATTTACATATCTGTAGTTGATCTTTGTATAGTcaatttattataattgttcAATTAAGTCAAAgagtattattttgttttctgatttatttatcATCTATTTTTGTTGTTATATCCATTTACgcaatattttatagaaaagtttattagttattaatataaatgtacATTTAAAATGTATACTAAATGCATTTCGTATGTAATATTTaggaaatttatattttaaatgataaggactctttttttaaaaaaaaagaaggtacatttatttttcaaaaatagtgTCAagtttataacaaaactaaGTTATTTCATCAAGTTATCTctatttgtttagttttatgaaaaaaatgattGAAATACCACAAATTAGATAacacttttttaaaatacattcaatcaaaaataccataacacttgggtttaaggtttagtgatTATTTTTTAGGATTTAATTTTCATggatttattagttttataaaatttataaataattcttaaatatttataaatggttttagAAAAAGTAGTCACAAATtcagaaaattatgaaaattgacatttttaaaggtagatttaaaaaatagtatcaAACTTGTTGTAAAATTAGAATTCTCTAAAAAATAGTTGGTATTTTGATTTTGTCTATGGACATTTCAAGTTAATTggaccattttttttttcgttcgAGATCTATTGCCGAACTAGAACAATGTGGACACACCAACTTCACATAAAACAAGAAGTTCTTGTCAAGAACTCTACCTTAAGTAAATCTGAAATCAtgtaatttatttgtattttttgttgttAACATACATATGAcatgtttaccaaaaataacATATTACCGTCAAAATCGAAACTATACGTGGCTCCGTATCgactatattattattttttagtctGAGTTAAGATTCAACTTATTTTtatgcatatattaattttgaagactttcaactatatattaaaggaaaaTGTGATCTTATTCAAAAGAAGGTAATAACTAATCGACctattcaaataatatattatgttaatttAAGATAGCTTGCTCCCTCCACATTTACAAGCAATTGACCAATCAGTGATACCAATGCACACACACTAATGCTTTCACGTAATATGGTTCAAAAtcatttatccaaatatttatacCCAACTTCATGTTGTTAGGATAACTGTTTAGTAGAAAGGCATCTCATTTTAGAAGGT is part of the Raphanus sativus cultivar WK10039 chromosome 5, ASM80110v3, whole genome shotgun sequence genome and harbors:
- the LOC108861719 gene encoding transcription factor ORG2-like, which codes for MHALRHTFSPNFGRESTGEYESYNIVRDNHNNGTFLDFPVPNMYGVVHHQTSLVDSVSSEGNGIGNNSVVIKKLNHNANERNRRKKINSLFSSLRSCLPDSDELKKLSIPKTVSRSVQYITELKEQVNKLIQKKEDILVRLSCQKERYVKAQPKVITSYVSTVFATKLRDNEVMVQISSSKIHKFSIYNVLSGLDEDGFVILDVSSLSSRGERLFYTLHLQVDKIDNYKLVCEELSLRILYLYEECGYSSK